DNA from Syntrophales bacterium:
CGTTGGTGGAACATAGTCAACCCGATAATTGGAAATAAATTCGGAGTAAACTCTGTCCTGTTTCTCGTTGCCTGGCACTTCCTGCTTTACATGTTAACAGCGCTGGTTGAATTCTCTCCAGCAATTGCAGAATGGCTTGGTTGGAAGAAGATTAGAAAAATCCTCGGCTCACTGACCCTGGGGGCAGTGATATTCGGAATCACACTCTCCACTCTCCACCAATCAGGCCTCGGGGCCTTAGTTATGATGGCAAAATGGAAGATTCATCCCCTATGGTACACCGAATTTATCCCTGTACTATTCTTTATATCCAGTATCTTTGCAGGACTTTCGATGGTAATATTCGAGGGAACGATAAGCCATAAGGTATTCAGCCAACAGATAGACGAAGAGCATCACAGATCCTATGACGATATATTAGTAGGCCTTGGGAAGATATGTGCAGTTGCCATGTTTGGTTATTTCTTCTTGAAGGTTCTCGTCTTCATCCACGGCAGGCATTGGTCGCTCATAAATACCCCTATGGGGTACTGGTATCTCTTGGAATTGATTGGATTTGTACTTATCCCCTGCTTCATCTTCGTCCAGGGTGTAAAGGATAGAAATCTCCTTTCCATCCGTGTTGCCGCCATCCTTACGATGGCCGGTATTATTATCAATAGGTTAAACTACGTTTTTATTGCGTATAAATGGTATGTACCTATGAGCGAAAGGTACTTTCCCACCTGGATCGAGATTGTCATAACGCTCGCCATCGTATTTGCAGAGATATGGGTATTCAGGTGGATTGTAAATAGGATGCCAGTCCTGAAGGAATCACCTGAATGGGCAAGAGAAGAATAGGGTGTAAGACCAAAAAATAAGAAGAGGAGATGACACAATGGAGGGCTTCACGTATGTAGACATCTTTGTGACAAAGGGCATTGAATATTTGGTTGTAATTGTTTTTCTCCTAATTATCATTCCATTCTGGATGTTCCTGAATAGATAGGTCTACCGCTGAAATTCGGGGAATGGAGGAAAAAGAAGATGACAAAGATCGCCATTATTGGGTGCAAGCGGATTCAAGATCAATTATGTGTAGCGTGCGAGAAATGCTTCAAAGTCATCAGCAGGAAGGAAGGGGAGTTTTCCAGGTATTTTGTATAAGATGCGAATCAGGGAAATAATTAGAAGGAGGACACAATGGGCAAGAAGATAATGGTCATTGATGATGAGCCTGATGTCCCCCCGGGAAATCGGAGTAAGGACCTTCGTGGAAACTTCCTCTGACCCGGAAGGTATCATGGCTCATCAGGAATGCAAACGGCCCCGCGATAGAGACTCTACGTGCTGCTGAAAGGAATTGCGGTTAAAAATGCCGTTTCGGATCTGGGAAACACCTCTATAATTTCATACAGTGTTGACCTCTGGGCAGCATCAAAGCCTGCATCGTGTATCATCTGTATGCACTCTTTTGTGTCCGTCCTGTTTATAAAATCTGCCGCCGCATGGACATTCTCTTCCAACAATGTCCCGCCGAAATCATCGGCCCCGAAATGGAGGGCGATCTGTCCCGTCTTTTTGCCTTCTGAAAACCACGAGGCCTGTATATGGGGGAAGTTGTCCAGATAGATCCTTGAAAAGGCGATTATCTGCAGGTAGCGGGTCACAGTTACCTGCTGAGTAATGGTTTTCGCAAGGGGCGTGTTCCCCGGCTTGAAACTCCAGGGGATAAAGGCGGTAAAGCCATAATACTCATCCTGCAACTGCCGGATACTTTCCAGATGACTCAGGATATCTTCATCTATCTCCAGATGCCCGTACATCATCGTGGCCGTTGATTTATAGCCGATCCTGTGCGCTTCACGCATCACCTGAAGCCAATCCGCCGATATTCCTTTCTTTTTGCTGATTTTTTCCTTTACCCTGTCGGATAAAACCTCAGCTCCACCACCGGGGATGGTCCGCATACCGGCATCCCAGAGTTTTTCTAATACCTCCGGAATCGAAAGACCGGAGATACGGCTCATGCCGATGATCTCCGGGGGTGAATAGAAGTGGGGATGGACCTCAGGAACTTCGGCAATTGTCCTTTTTACCATTTCCAGGTAGTAGTCAAAGGTGATGGCAGGATTTACCCCACCCTGCAACAGGATTGTGGTGGCTCTCCTCGCCGCCGCATCTTTGAAATGCTGAATCATCTGATCAACCGTATAGGTATAGGCGCCCTCTTCACCCGGATGACGGTGGAATGCACAGAAGACACAATTGTTCTCACAGATGTTTGTATAGTTTGGATTTGAGTCCACCACAAACGTTACCTGCGGTTCGGGATTCTTCTCGAAACGGATTTCGTTTGCCGTCTCTGCAAGGTCGAGTAAGTCCGCACGGCTGAGAAGGAGCAGACCTTCTTCCCGAGAGATCCTTTCCCTATTACGAGTTTTCACATAGATTGCCGCTAACATCTCCCCCCTCTTTCGTCAGTCATCAGTCTTACGTCATCAGTCTTACGTCATACGTCCTCGTTTTTGACTTACGACTTACGACTTATGACTTACGACTTACGACTTACGACTTACGACTTACGACTTACGACTTACGACTTATGACTTATGACTTACGACTTTCTATATATTCAATGGCTCTCTTTAACCTTTTGACTACCCGTTCCTTCCCTAAGGTGATCATGACCTCATCAATACCGGGGCTTACCGTTTTTCCCGTCAGAGCAACTCTCAGTGTCTGGGCAACGGATTTGAGTTTTGTGCCCCTTTCCTCGGCCACGGCCCGCAGAAAACCCTCTATCCCATCTTTTGTATAATCCGACAACGAGGAAACCTTTTCCATAACAGCCCGGAGATGTCTTGCAAACTCCGGTTTGAGGAATTTTCCTGCCGCCTCGTTGTCATAAGCAAGGCCATCCTTGAAGTAGAAAGCCCCCGCATCTGCCATCTCCACGAGAGTTTTTACCCTCCCCCTGAAATCAGCAACGATCCTTCCTGTAAGTTCTCGATCGGAGGTATCCAGTCCCCGCCTTTCCCAGAAGGGTTTCATTGTATCCACCAGTTTCTCTTCGGGATACGTTTTAATATAGCGCTGATTCAACCACAGGAGTTTTTCCGGATTAAAGACAGCGGCAGATTTTCCCACTGCCTCGAGGGTAAACAGACGGATCAGTTCCTCCATGGAGAATATCTCCTGGTCTCCATGAGACCAGCCGAGCCTGACAAGATAATTGACCAGGGCCTCCGGCAGATAACCCATTTCCCTGTAAGCCATGACGGAGGTGGCGCCGTGACGCTTGCTCAATCTCGCTTTATCAGAGCCGAGGATCATCGGGACATGACCGAATTTGGGAACTGCCGCTCCCATCGCTTCATAGAGGAGAATCTGACGCGGCGTGTTGTTCAGATGGTCATCACCCCGGATCACATGAGTGATGCTCATCTCCACGTCATCAACCACAACGGCAAAATTATAGGTTGGCCAGCCGTCACTCCGCTCGATGACAAGATCATCCAGTTCTTCATTATTAAAAGAGATGGACCCCCTGATGAGGTCGTTCACGATTGTGATACCAGCCCGGGGGCAGCGGAATCTCACGGCTGAGCTTGCCGTTCTAACAAGTCCTCTGTCACGGCATGTGCCATCATACCTTGGTTTTCTCTCCTCGGCCAGCGCTCGTTTCCTCTTTTCTTCCAGCTCCTCGGGGGTACAGATGCAGCAATAGGCCGTTCCTTCATCAACAAGCCTTTTTACCATTTCTCTGTAAATTTCCACTCGTTCTGTCTGGAAGAACGGACCTTCATCCCAGTTAAGTCCGAGCCATAACAGGGCATCCAGGATCGCCGCCGTTGATTCAGCGGTAGAGCGGACCTGATCGGTATCCTCGATCCTCAGAATAAACTGCCCGTTGTTGTGCCTGGCATAGAGCCAGTTAAAGAGGGCCGTTCTTGCCCCGCCGATATGCAGGAAACCTGTAGGAGAGGGGGCAAATCGTGTCCTGATTTTTTCTG
Protein-coding regions in this window:
- the nrfD gene encoding polysulfide reductase NrfD, yielding MNGKTATIESFKDFVTFIRAELKPKGRIFTIFNVISAPIILLGAILIVYRLAKGLGYPVTNLSQDFPWGIWIGFDVMTGVAFAGGAYVLTFVVYVLGAKKYHPIIRATVLNGFLAYVFYTGAIFLDCGRWWNIVNPIIGNKFGVNSVLFLVAWHFLLYMLTALVEFSPAIAEWLGWKKIRKILGSLTLGAVIFGITLSTLHQSGLGALVMMAKWKIHPLWYTEFIPVLFFISSIFAGLSMVIFEGTISHKVFSQQIDEEHHRSYDDILVGLGKICAVAMFGYFFLKVLVFIHGRHWSLINTPMGYWYLLELIGFVLIPCFIFVQGVKDRNLLSIRVAAILTMAGIIINRLNYVFIAYKWYVPMSERYFPTWIEIVITLAIVFAEIWVFRWIVNRMPVLKESPEWAREE
- the mqnC gene encoding cyclic dehypoxanthinyl futalosine synthase; translation: MLAAIYVKTRNRERISREEGLLLLSRADLLDLAETANEIRFEKNPEPQVTFVVDSNPNYTNICENNCVFCAFHRHPGEEGAYTYTVDQMIQHFKDAAARRATTILLQGGVNPAITFDYYLEMVKRTIAEVPEVHPHFYSPPEIIGMSRISGLSIPEVLEKLWDAGMRTIPGGGAEVLSDRVKEKISKKKGISADWLQVMREAHRIGYKSTATMMYGHLEIDEDILSHLESIRQLQDEYYGFTAFIPWSFKPGNTPLAKTITQQVTVTRYLQIIAFSRIYLDNFPHIQASWFSEGKKTGQIALHFGADDFGGTLLEENVHAAADFINRTDTKECIQMIHDAGFDAAQRSTLYEIIEVFPRSETAFLTAIPFSST
- the gltX gene encoding glutamate--tRNA ligase, with protein sequence MSEKIRTRFAPSPTGFLHIGGARTALFNWLYARHNNGQFILRIEDTDQVRSTAESTAAILDALLWLGLNWDEGPFFQTERVEIYREMVKRLVDEGTAYCCICTPEELEEKRKRALAEERKPRYDGTCRDRGLVRTASSAVRFRCPRAGITIVNDLIRGSISFNNEELDDLVIERSDGWPTYNFAVVVDDVEMSITHVIRGDDHLNNTPRQILLYEAMGAAVPKFGHVPMILGSDKARLSKRHGATSVMAYREMGYLPEALVNYLVRLGWSHGDQEIFSMEELIRLFTLEAVGKSAAVFNPEKLLWLNQRYIKTYPEEKLVDTMKPFWERRGLDTSDRELTGRIVADFRGRVKTLVEMADAGAFYFKDGLAYDNEAAGKFLKPEFARHLRAVMEKVSSLSDYTKDGIEGFLRAVAEERGTKLKSVAQTLRVALTGKTVSPGIDEVMITLGKERVVKRLKRAIEYIESRKS